From Micromonospora nigra, one genomic window encodes:
- a CDS encoding glycosyltransferase, which yields MRVGLVCAHAAAPRHADGPAVGTREHIARVAAELAGRGHDVRVYERRDAPDLPETAVVDGYRIERVPVGPVAPVPTAELVPHLADFGRWLADRWAADWAPEVVHGHYWPGGLAAAQAVRETDIPVVQTFHSLGVEQLRHLGADYQGPDTRIPLERALTRVVDIAVAQCNDEVDELTRMGLQRTSVAMVPTGVDTAQFQPDGEAAPREQRPRILSVGGLSRGHGHEDLVHAMRLVGDAELVIAGGPPVEQLASHAEFRRLRELAERTGVAEQVQLVGAVPHDQMATWYRSADVVACTPHYASAGRVSLEAMACGVPVVGYAMGGIADAVVDEVTGRLLAPGDVRTLGVTLRRLLADNAGRFAYGHAAVDRVRCSYTWERTANALERLYERVVGRRKPVEAV from the coding sequence ATGCGCGTCGGCCTCGTCTGCGCCCACGCCGCTGCCCCCCGGCACGCCGACGGTCCTGCCGTCGGCACCCGTGAGCACATCGCGCGGGTCGCCGCCGAACTGGCCGGGAGGGGCCACGACGTCCGGGTGTACGAGCGCCGGGACGCCCCCGACCTGCCGGAGACCGCGGTGGTCGACGGCTACCGGATCGAGCGGGTGCCGGTCGGCCCGGTCGCCCCGGTGCCCACCGCCGAACTGGTGCCCCACCTGGCCGACTTCGGTCGCTGGCTGGCTGACCGGTGGGCGGCCGACTGGGCCCCCGAGGTGGTGCACGGCCACTACTGGCCCGGTGGCCTGGCTGCCGCGCAGGCCGTCCGCGAGACCGACATCCCGGTCGTGCAGACCTTCCACTCGCTGGGCGTCGAGCAGTTGCGTCACCTCGGTGCGGACTACCAGGGGCCGGACACCCGCATCCCGCTGGAGCGGGCCCTGACCCGGGTGGTGGACATCGCGGTCGCCCAGTGCAACGACGAGGTGGACGAGCTGACCCGGATGGGGCTGCAACGAACCTCGGTGGCGATGGTGCCGACGGGAGTGGACACCGCGCAGTTCCAGCCCGACGGGGAGGCCGCGCCGCGGGAGCAGCGCCCCCGCATCCTCTCCGTCGGCGGCCTGTCCCGGGGGCACGGCCACGAGGACCTGGTCCACGCCATGCGCCTCGTCGGTGACGCGGAGCTGGTGATCGCCGGCGGGCCGCCCGTCGAGCAGTTGGCCAGCCACGCCGAGTTCCGTCGGCTGCGCGAGTTGGCGGAGCGCACCGGTGTCGCCGAGCAGGTGCAGCTGGTGGGCGCGGTGCCGCACGACCAGATGGCGACCTGGTACCGCTCGGCGGACGTGGTGGCCTGCACCCCGCACTACGCGTCGGCGGGCCGGGTCTCGCTGGAGGCGATGGCCTGCGGCGTGCCGGTGGTCGGCTACGCGATGGGCGGCATCGCCGACGCGGTCGTCGACGAGGTCACCGGCAGGCTCCTGGCACCCGGCGACGTACGCACCCTGGGGGTCACCCTGCGCCGGCTGCTCGCCGACAACGCGGGGCGGTTCGCCTACGGGCACGCGGCCGTCGACCGGGTGCGGTGCAGCTACACCTGGGAGCGGACGGCGAACGCCCTGGAGCGGCTCTACGAACGGGTGGTGGGCCGCCGCAAGCCCGTCGAGGCCGTCTGA